A single region of the Bacteroidota bacterium genome encodes:
- a CDS encoding HIT family protein, whose product MPTIFSRIISGEIPCHKIDENERYFAFLDIMPLAPGHVLVVPKVPVDYIFDLDDDLLAGMLPFAKRIAHAMEKVISCERIGISVIGLEVPHAHIHLIPLRTMDDINFSRPKLKMSSAELAQIAAKIISNLE is encoded by the coding sequence ATGCCTACTATTTTCAGCAGAATTATAAGCGGAGAAATACCTTGTCATAAAATTGATGAAAACGAACGCTATTTCGCTTTTCTTGATATCATGCCATTAGCTCCCGGTCACGTATTGGTAGTTCCTAAAGTTCCTGTTGATTATATTTTTGATTTGGATGATGATTTACTCGCAGGCATGTTGCCCTTCGCAAAACGCATTGCACATGCCATGGAAAAAGTAATTTCCTGCGAACGTATCGGTATTTCTGTAATCGGGCTCGAAGTTCCGCATGCACATATTCATCTGATTCCTTTGCGCACAATGGATGATATTAATTTCAGCAGACCAAAATTGAAAATGAGTAGTGCCGAACTTGCCCAAATAGCCGCAAAAATTATCAGCAACCTCGAATAA
- the greA gene encoding transcription elongation factor GreA translates to MADTIYLSKEGMENLKVEIQELKTKGRAEMSRQIKEAREKGDLSENAEYDAAKEAQGLMEMKIAKLEELLMNARLLDESKIDTSKVSVFTTVKLHDTKFKKDIKYTLVSEKEADIKTGKISVTSPIGKGLLGKTVGETVKITVPAGEIEFKILEITI, encoded by the coding sequence ATGGCTGATACTATCTATTTGAGTAAAGAGGGAATGGAAAACCTAAAAGTGGAAATCCAGGAATTGAAAACGAAGGGTCGCGCTGAAATGTCACGACAAATTAAAGAAGCCCGTGAAAAAGGTGACTTGTCGGAAAACGCTGAATATGACGCTGCGAAAGAAGCTCAGGGCTTAATGGAAATGAAAATTGCCAAGCTGGAAGAACTGCTCATGAACGCGCGTTTATTAGATGAGTCTAAAATTGATACCTCAAAAGTATCTGTATTTACCACTGTTAAACTGCATGATACCAAGTTTAAAAAAGATATTAAATACACCTTGGTATCTGAAAAAGAAGCCGATATTAAAACAGGCAAAATATCAGTAACTTCTCCAATTGGAAAAGGATTATTGGGCAAAACAGTCGGTGAAACAGTCAAAATTACTGTTCCTGCCGGCGAAATTGAATTTAAAATTTTAGAAATTACGATCTAA
- the ruvC gene encoding crossover junction endodeoxyribonuclease RuvC: MSVNSKQQIIMGVDPGTNILGYSVICADKNTIKILINGVIMLKKTDDHFVRLGIIYTKLCSLIDTYQPLSMAIEAPFFGKNVQSMLKLGRAQGAAIVAGASKSLDVTEYSPRRIKQSITGRGNASKEQVAKMLMSTLNLTELPKYFDETDALAVAVCHYNASKKIAVTGKQFKNWNDFIQANPNKVK; this comes from the coding sequence ATGTCGGTAAATTCTAAACAACAAATCATTATGGGGGTCGACCCCGGAACAAATATATTGGGTTACAGTGTAATTTGTGCCGATAAAAATACTATCAAAATATTGATTAACGGGGTAATTATGCTAAAAAAAACCGATGATCATTTTGTACGGTTAGGCATTATTTATACAAAATTATGTTCGCTGATTGATACTTACCAGCCACTTTCGATGGCAATTGAAGCCCCGTTTTTTGGAAAAAATGTGCAATCGATGCTCAAACTCGGCAGGGCTCAAGGCGCCGCTATTGTTGCAGGAGCAAGTAAATCGCTGGATGTAACGGAATATAGTCCGCGCCGCATAAAACAAAGTATAACCGGTCGCGGAAATGCCAGCAAAGAGCAGGTGGCTAAAATGTTAATGTCGACACTAAACCTTACGGAATTGCCAAAATATTTTGATGAAACCGATGCACTTGCCGTTGCAGTTTGTCACTACAATGCTTCTAAAAAAATTGCGGTTACCGGCAAACAATTTAAAAACTGGAATGATTTTATCCAGGCTAATCCGAATAAAGTAAAATAA